One part of the Acidobacteriota bacterium genome encodes these proteins:
- a CDS encoding NAD(+)/NADH kinase, whose amino-acid sequence MPSEQNAIHSSTTQSPPRITRVGIVAKPGLTETAVELTAVTAWLDARGVESVVEDETSMMADLRSRPRASRDDLPLRVDLMLVFGGDGTLLGMADRIAQADREIPIRGVNFGTLGFLTEISASELLPSLEAALDGTATIESRMMLRSRVERAGLVHVDRIVLNDVAVTGGSLSRIVEFEVFVSGDFVARFNADGLIISSPTGSTAYNLSAGGPIVHPAVDAMVLNPIAPHALTNRPIVIPASAEVAVQPVLQRPGDEAFVTFDGQAGLQLETGDVVHIRRARRPMRLVRGSARSYYEVLRTKLRWTER is encoded by the coding sequence ATGCCATCGGAGCAGAACGCGATTCACTCGTCGACGACGCAGAGCCCACCGCGCATCACTCGTGTCGGGATCGTCGCCAAGCCCGGACTGACCGAGACCGCCGTCGAATTGACGGCAGTGACGGCGTGGCTCGATGCGCGCGGCGTCGAATCGGTGGTGGAAGACGAGACCTCGATGATGGCCGACTTGAGGTCCAGACCGAGAGCGTCGCGCGACGATCTGCCACTCCGGGTCGATCTGATGCTGGTGTTCGGCGGAGACGGGACGCTGCTTGGCATGGCTGATCGGATTGCGCAAGCCGATCGCGAGATCCCGATTCGCGGCGTCAACTTCGGCACGCTGGGATTCCTCACCGAGATTTCGGCATCCGAACTGCTGCCGTCGCTCGAGGCCGCGCTCGACGGCACCGCGACGATTGAATCCCGCATGATGCTGCGCTCGCGGGTCGAGCGGGCGGGCCTGGTGCACGTCGATCGGATCGTGCTCAACGACGTCGCGGTCACCGGCGGATCGCTTTCCCGGATTGTCGAGTTCGAGGTATTCGTGAGCGGCGACTTCGTCGCCAGGTTCAACGCCGACGGCCTCATCATTTCGAGTCCAACCGGATCGACCGCGTACAACCTGTCGGCGGGCGGCCCCATCGTGCATCCGGCGGTCGATGCGATGGTGCTGAATCCCATCGCGCCGCATGCGCTCACCAACCGGCCGATTGTCATCCCAGCCAGTGCGGAAGTGGCCGTCCAGCCCGTGCTGCAGCGCCCGGGAGACGAGGCCTTCGTGACGTTCGACGGCCAGGCTGGTCTGCAGCTCGAGACCGGAGACGTCGTCCACATTCGGCGTGCGCGCCGGCCGATGCGCCTGGTGCGAGGGTCGGCCCGCAGCTACTACGAGGTCCTGCGCACAAAGCTGCGGTGGACCGAGAGGTAG
- a CDS encoding TlyA family RNA methyltransferase: MPATMAAKPRSRLDVLLVERGLVTSRERARALILAGRARVNGVPVTKAGAPVSIDAVVEIEGSDMPWVGRGGLKLVHALDTFQIDPNGCEALDIGASTGGFTEVLLSRGAVRVVALDVGHGQLDWKIRTDPRVVVLEHRNAREMVREWLPAPVDIVTIDVSFISLRLILPAVPAVMNPGGQILALVKPQFEAGRDEVGRGGLVLDTAVHEAVLARVTDTATACGFTRVGMTPSAITGATGNQEYFLHLRISARHSGDLSRRSPGTTVGAKAESRNPAQEHNPVL, translated from the coding sequence TTGCCAGCCACTATGGCCGCCAAGCCGCGATCGCGTCTGGATGTTCTGCTCGTCGAGCGCGGCCTGGTGACGTCGCGCGAGCGAGCCCGCGCCCTGATCCTCGCCGGCCGCGCGCGGGTGAACGGAGTCCCCGTCACAAAGGCCGGCGCCCCTGTTTCCATCGATGCGGTGGTCGAGATCGAAGGATCCGACATGCCGTGGGTCGGGCGAGGCGGCCTCAAGCTGGTGCACGCGCTCGACACGTTTCAGATCGATCCAAACGGGTGCGAGGCGCTTGACATCGGCGCCTCGACCGGCGGATTCACCGAGGTCCTGCTCAGCCGCGGGGCCGTCCGCGTGGTGGCGCTCGACGTCGGACACGGCCAGCTCGACTGGAAGATTCGGACCGATCCCCGCGTCGTCGTCCTCGAGCACCGCAACGCGCGGGAGATGGTGCGCGAGTGGCTGCCCGCGCCGGTTGACATCGTGACCATTGACGTTTCGTTTATCTCCCTCCGGCTGATCCTGCCGGCCGTGCCGGCGGTGATGAATCCCGGGGGGCAGATCCTGGCGCTCGTCAAGCCGCAGTTCGAAGCGGGCCGCGACGAAGTCGGCCGCGGCGGACTTGTGCTCGACACGGCCGTCCACGAGGCCGTCCTCGCGCGCGTCACCGACACGGCCACGGCGTGCGGCTTCACAAGAGTGGGGATGACGCCGTCGGCAATCACCGGTGCGACCGGTAACCAGGAGTACTTCCTGCACCTGCGGATTTCAGCCCGTCATTCCGGCGACTTGTCCCGCCGTAGCCCTGGCACGACGGTGGGGGCGAAGGCGGAAAGCCGGAATCCAGCCCAGGAACACAACCCAGTCTTGTAG
- a CDS encoding polyprenyl synthetase family protein produces the protein MTATVPVALRDYLVSLRSDVERELSAVLPGSPTCPAVIADAMRYSVFAGGKRFRPILVLAAADAVAPDTPATQTLAMPAACAIEMIHTYSLIHDDLPAMDNDTMRRGKPTLHVVCGEGMAILAGDALLAEAFALLARLPVDAGDGVVALRKLAAINRIAEAAGSIGMVGGQAIDLLAAGHAADRSAMDADGLRDMHARKTGALIRASAVAGAIMAGGSPEHIAAIDQYATGLGLAFQIVDDVLDVVGDRGELGKTVGKDAAANKPTYPAMFGLDESTRLAREAADTAVAALAGAHLRGHRLAEIARWVVSRTS, from the coding sequence GTGACTGCGACCGTTCCCGTCGCGCTGCGCGACTACCTCGTTTCGCTCCGAAGCGACGTCGAGCGCGAGCTGAGCGCGGTGCTTCCCGGCAGCCCGACCTGCCCGGCCGTCATCGCCGACGCGATGCGCTACAGCGTGTTCGCCGGCGGCAAGCGCTTCCGGCCGATCCTCGTGCTGGCGGCGGCCGACGCCGTTGCGCCCGACACACCCGCGACACAGACACTGGCGATGCCGGCGGCATGCGCGATCGAGATGATCCACACGTACTCGCTCATCCACGACGACCTGCCCGCCATGGACAACGACACGATGCGGCGCGGCAAGCCGACGCTGCACGTCGTCTGCGGCGAGGGCATGGCGATTCTGGCGGGAGACGCCCTCCTCGCAGAGGCGTTCGCGCTGCTCGCCAGGCTGCCGGTCGATGCCGGCGACGGGGTCGTCGCGCTTCGCAAGCTTGCCGCGATCAACCGCATCGCCGAGGCGGCAGGTTCAATTGGCATGGTCGGCGGTCAGGCGATTGATCTGCTGGCCGCGGGACACGCCGCTGATCGGTCGGCGATGGATGCCGACGGCCTGCGCGACATGCACGCACGCAAGACCGGCGCGCTCATCCGCGCGTCGGCCGTCGCGGGCGCCATCATGGCCGGTGGATCACCCGAGCACATTGCCGCCATCGATCAGTACGCCACGGGCCTCGGTCTCGCGTTCCAGATCGTCGACGATGTGCTTGATGTTGTCGGAGATCGCGGGGAGCTCGGCAAGACCGTAGGCAAGGACGCGGCCGCCAACAAACCAACATACCCGGCGATGTTCGGCCTCGACGAATCGACGCGTCTCGCCCGCGAGGCCGCCGATACGGCCGTCGCCGCGCTCGCTGGCGCGCATCTGCGCGGCCACCGCCTCGCCGAGATCGCCCGGTGGGTCGTCTCGCGGACGTCGTAG
- the xseB gene encoding exodeoxyribonuclease VII small subunit: MDVKIKDFEAAIAELEGIVKKLEDGDLALEQSLELYERGVRLSRYCHGRLEEAERRIEILGERGDLQPAPPGLAAVTDDDDPRAARADRDERGR, from the coding sequence ATGGACGTCAAGATCAAGGATTTCGAAGCCGCCATCGCCGAACTGGAAGGCATCGTCAAGAAACTCGAAGATGGCGATCTGGCGCTCGAGCAGTCGCTCGAACTCTACGAGCGCGGCGTGCGACTCTCGCGATACTGCCACGGCCGACTCGAAGAAGCGGAGCGGCGCATCGAGATCCTCGGCGAGCGCGGCGATTTGCAGCCTGCTCCACCCGGGCTCGCCGCGGTGACCGACGATGACGATCCGCGGGCGGCGCGAGCGGATCGGGACGAGAGGGGGCGATAA
- the xseA gene encoding exodeoxyribonuclease VII large subunit, with product MSDLFDLPFDEDDDPDPLEEAGEIERPPRVFTVTEVTAEVRNLMESAFAEVFVEGEISNCRPWTTGHVYFTLKDRSAQLKAVMWKSAARLVRFKLEDGLQVVARGRLTVYEAKGEYQLVCDRIEPKGLGALQLALEQLKRRLQAEGLLDAARKRPLPTLPRKIGIVTSIDGAALRDIIKVLGRRYPNAHLVIAPTRVQGEGAAEDIARALGNVGRVEGVDVVIVGRGGGSIEDLWAFNEEPVARAIAACPVPVISAVGHEVDVTLSDLVADRRAPTPSAAAEVVVAAKNEFVGHIDALADRLASAITRRAQDSRHVLQRIEGRPAFAGFRSRLALRGRHVAELLGDLQRAGRGTIARRMRAYQLLRDRLDALDVRRTLARVQKHLAVADAKLAAGITNRYHAADVAFGALAARLDALSPLAVLGRGYAVCWDATRGAIVVDAASVATGTGVRVTLHKGELACVVTGRTLAGQPDSGT from the coding sequence ATGAGCGATCTGTTTGACTTGCCGTTTGACGAAGACGACGACCCCGATCCGCTGGAGGAAGCTGGCGAGATCGAACGGCCGCCCCGTGTCTTCACGGTGACGGAGGTGACCGCGGAGGTCCGCAACCTGATGGAGTCGGCGTTTGCCGAGGTCTTCGTCGAGGGCGAGATTTCGAACTGCCGCCCGTGGACGACGGGCCACGTGTACTTCACGCTGAAGGATCGGTCGGCGCAACTGAAGGCCGTGATGTGGAAGTCGGCCGCCCGGCTCGTCAGGTTCAAGCTCGAAGATGGCCTGCAGGTCGTGGCCCGCGGACGCCTGACGGTGTACGAGGCCAAGGGCGAGTATCAACTGGTCTGCGACCGGATCGAGCCGAAGGGCCTCGGGGCCCTGCAACTGGCACTCGAACAGTTGAAGCGGCGGCTGCAGGCCGAAGGGTTGCTCGACGCGGCCCGCAAGCGTCCCCTCCCGACTCTGCCGCGCAAGATCGGCATCGTGACGTCGATCGATGGCGCCGCCCTGCGCGACATCATCAAGGTGCTCGGCCGCCGGTACCCGAACGCACACCTGGTGATCGCGCCGACGCGCGTGCAGGGCGAGGGGGCGGCCGAGGATATCGCGCGCGCGCTCGGCAATGTCGGGCGAGTTGAGGGCGTCGACGTCGTGATTGTCGGGCGTGGAGGGGGTTCGATCGAAGACCTGTGGGCGTTCAACGAGGAACCCGTCGCCCGCGCGATCGCCGCCTGCCCGGTCCCGGTGATCTCGGCTGTCGGCCACGAAGTGGACGTGACACTGTCGGACCTGGTGGCCGATCGGCGGGCGCCTACACCCTCGGCCGCCGCCGAAGTGGTGGTGGCCGCGAAGAACGAGTTCGTCGGCCACATCGATGCGCTGGCCGATCGGCTCGCCTCTGCCATCACCCGCCGAGCGCAGGACAGCCGTCACGTGCTGCAGCGGATCGAGGGACGGCCGGCGTTTGCAGGCTTTCGGTCGCGGCTCGCGTTGCGCGGCCGCCACGTCGCCGAACTGCTTGGCGATCTGCAGCGGGCGGGCCGCGGCACGATTGCCCGGCGAATGCGCGCCTATCAACTGCTGCGCGATCGCCTCGACGCGCTCGATGTCAGGCGCACGCTCGCCCGCGTGCAGAAGCACCTCGCCGTGGCCGACGCGAAGCTGGCCGCCGGCATCACGAACCGGTACCACGCCGCCGACGTCGCATTCGGCGCACTCGCGGCCCGGCTCGACGCCCTGAGTCCGCTCGCGGTGCTCGGCCGCGGGTATGCGGTCTGCTGGGATGCCACGCGAGGAGCCATCGTCGTCGACGCGGCCTCGGTTGCAACGGGAACCGGCGTACGGGTGACGCTCCACAAAGGCGAGCTCGCGTGTGTCGTCACCGGACGCACGCTGGCTGGCCAACCGGACTCGGGGACGTAG